In the Pseudomonas sp. ADAK2 genome, one interval contains:
- a CDS encoding bifunctional 4-hydroxy-2-oxoglutarate aldolase/2-dehydro-3-deoxy-phosphogluconate aldolase, producing the protein MTKTSPTVSMADKVALIDSLCAKARILPVITIAREQDILPLADALAAGGLTALEVTLRSQFGLKAIQVLREQRPELVTGAGTVLDRTMLAAAERAGSQFIVTPGITRDLLEASVDSPIPLLPGISNASGIMEGYGLGYRRFKLFPAEVSGGVAAIKALGGPFGEVKFCPTGGVSPANIKSYMALKNVMCVGGSWMLDPEWIKNGDWARIQECTAEALALLD; encoded by the coding sequence ATGACAAAGACATCCCCGACCGTTTCCATGGCGGACAAAGTTGCCCTGATCGACAGCCTCTGCGCCAAGGCGCGGATCTTGCCAGTGATCACCATCGCTCGCGAACAGGACATCCTGCCACTGGCCGACGCCCTGGCTGCCGGTGGCCTGACCGCCCTGGAAGTGACCCTGCGTTCGCAGTTCGGCCTTAAAGCCATTCAGGTCCTGCGTGAGCAGCGTCCGGAACTGGTGACCGGTGCCGGCACCGTGCTCGATCGCACCATGCTTGCCGCCGCTGAACGGGCCGGTTCGCAATTTATTGTCACCCCAGGCATTACCCGTGACCTGCTCGAAGCCAGTGTCGACAGCCCGATCCCGCTGTTGCCCGGCATCAGCAACGCCTCCGGCATCATGGAAGGCTATGGCCTGGGTTATCGCCGCTTCAAGTTGTTCCCGGCGGAAGTCAGCGGTGGCGTCGCGGCGATCAAGGCCTTGGGCGGCCCGTTCGGCGAGGTGAAATTCTGCCCGACTGGCGGCGTGAGCCCGGCCAATATCAAGAGCTACATGGCGTTGAAAAACGTGATGTGCGTGGGCGGTAGCTGGATGCTTGATCCGGAGTGGATCAAGAACGGCGACTGGGCCCGCATTCAGGAATGCACCGCCGAGGCGTTGGCGCTGTTGGACTGA
- a CDS encoding DUF3820 family protein yields MNPEKLELLITREMPFGKYKGRIIADLPGQYLNWFAREGFPHGELGGLLALMQEIDHNGLSELLDPLRAKHGKPAPRH; encoded by the coding sequence ATGAATCCTGAAAAGCTCGAATTGCTGATTACCCGCGAAATGCCCTTCGGCAAATACAAGGGCCGCATCATCGCCGACCTGCCCGGCCAATACCTGAACTGGTTCGCCCGGGAAGGTTTCCCCCATGGCGAACTGGGAGGTTTGCTGGCGCTGATGCAGGAAATCGACCACAACGGTTTATCGGAACTGCTCGACCCGCTGCGCGCCAAACACGGCAAGCCAGCCCCTCGCCACTGA
- the zwf gene encoding glucose-6-phosphate dehydrogenase, whose product MPSITVEPCTFALFGALGDLALRKLFPALYQLDGAGLLHEDSRIIALAREPGSEQQHLGFITSELRRYVDAKELDEAVLERFLARLTYLHVDFLKSEDYVALAEQAGSAQRVIAYFATPAAVYGAICENLSKVGLTDNTRVVLEKPIGSDLESSRKVNDAVAQFFPENRTYRIDHYLGKETVQNLIALRFANSLFETQWNQNYISHVEITVAEKVGIEGRWGYFDKAGQLRDMIQNHLLQLLCLIAMDPPADLSADSIRDEKVKVLKALAPISPEGLTTQVVRGQYIAGYSEGKPVPGYLEEPNSNTQSDTETFVALRADIRNWRWAGVPFYLRTGKRMPQKLSQIVIHFKEPSHYIFAPEQRLQISNKLIIRLQPDEGISLRVMTKEQGLDKGMQLRSGPLQLNFSDTYRSARIPDAYERLLLEVMRGNQNLFVRKDEIEAAWKWCDQLIAGWKKSGDAPKPYAAGSWGPMSSIALITRDGRSWYGDI is encoded by the coding sequence ATGCCTTCGATTACGGTAGAACCGTGCACCTTTGCCTTGTTCGGCGCCCTCGGCGATCTGGCCCTGCGCAAGCTGTTTCCTGCCCTTTATCAGCTGGACGGCGCCGGCCTGTTGCACGAGGACTCGCGCATCATCGCGCTGGCCCGTGAACCCGGCAGCGAGCAGCAGCACCTGGGGTTCATCACCTCGGAGCTGCGTCGCTACGTCGATGCCAAAGAGCTGGACGAAGCCGTGCTCGAACGCTTTCTCGCCCGCCTGACCTACCTGCACGTCGACTTCCTCAAATCCGAAGATTACGTCGCCCTGGCCGAACAGGCCGGCAGCGCCCAGCGCGTTATTGCCTACTTCGCCACGCCGGCCGCCGTCTACGGCGCGATCTGCGAGAACCTGTCGAAGGTCGGCCTGACCGACAACACCCGCGTGGTGCTGGAAAAACCCATCGGTTCGGACCTGGAATCCTCGCGCAAGGTCAACGACGCCGTGGCGCAGTTCTTTCCGGAGAACCGCACCTACCGCATCGACCACTACCTGGGCAAAGAAACCGTCCAGAACCTGATCGCCCTGCGTTTCGCCAACAGCCTGTTCGAAACCCAGTGGAACCAGAATTACATTTCCCACGTGGAAATCACCGTGGCCGAGAAGGTCGGGATCGAAGGCCGCTGGGGTTACTTCGACAAGGCCGGCCAGCTGCGGGACATGATCCAGAATCACCTGCTGCAACTGCTCTGCCTGATCGCCATGGACCCGCCGGCCGATCTGTCCGCCGACAGCATCCGTGACGAGAAAGTCAAAGTGCTCAAGGCTCTGGCACCGATCAGCCCGGAAGGCCTGACGACTCAGGTTGTACGTGGCCAGTACATCGCCGGCTACAGCGAAGGCAAGCCGGTTCCCGGTTACCTGGAAGAACCGAATTCCAACACCCAGAGCGACACCGAAACCTTCGTCGCCTTGCGGGCCGACATCCGCAACTGGCGCTGGGCCGGCGTGCCGTTCTACCTGCGGACCGGCAAGCGCATGCCGCAGAAGCTGTCGCAGATCGTCATCCACTTCAAGGAACCGTCGCACTACATCTTCGCCCCCGAGCAGCGCCTGCAAATCAGCAACAAGCTGATTATCCGCCTGCAACCGGACGAAGGCATTTCCTTGCGCGTAATGACCAAAGAACAAGGCCTGGACAAGGGCATGCAGCTGCGCAGCGGTCCGTTGCAGCTGAATTTTTCCGACACCTATCGCAGCGCACGGATTCCCGATGCCTACGAGCGGTTGTTGCTGGAAGTGATGCGCGGCAATCAGAACCTGTTTGTCCGTAAAGATGAAATCGAAGCCGCGTGGAAGTGGTGTGACCAGTTGATCGCCGGGTGGAAAAAATCCGGTGATGCGCCCAAGCCGTACGCGGCCGGGTCCTGGGGACCAATGAGCTCCATTGCACTGATCACGCGGGATGGGAGGTCGTGGTATGGCGATATCTAA
- the pgl gene encoding 6-phosphogluconolactonase: MAISNLQLPQGVSAHEFKSPVLLADGLALNVAKLLSDAIDARGSATLVVSGGRSPVAFFQNLAKQKLDWSKVVVTLADERWVPVEHADSNAGLLKRYLLQGPAAKAQFLSLYSATANLELAAEQADRLLAELPPIDVLILGMGDDGHTASLFPNSPNLSDALKVDGTRRCYPMLAPTVPHQRLTMSRALLASAKTTVLSISGQSKLTTLSAALASDDVAAMPIRAFLQPTLEIYWCP, encoded by the coding sequence ATGGCGATATCTAATTTGCAACTGCCTCAGGGCGTCAGCGCCCATGAGTTCAAGAGCCCGGTGTTGCTGGCCGATGGTTTGGCGCTGAATGTCGCCAAGCTATTGAGCGACGCCATCGACGCCCGCGGCAGCGCGACGCTGGTGGTGTCCGGTGGCCGCAGCCCGGTGGCGTTCTTCCAGAACCTGGCCAAACAGAAACTCGACTGGTCCAAGGTCGTCGTGACCCTGGCCGACGAGCGCTGGGTACCGGTCGAGCACGCCGACAGCAATGCCGGCCTGCTCAAGCGTTACCTGCTGCAAGGCCCGGCGGCCAAGGCGCAGTTTTTGAGCCTTTATAGCGCCACCGCCAACCTTGAGCTGGCAGCGGAGCAGGCTGATCGCTTGCTCGCGGAATTGCCGCCGATCGACGTGCTGATCCTCGGCATGGGCGATGACGGTCACACCGCGTCGCTGTTCCCCAACAGCCCGAACCTGTCCGACGCCTTGAAAGTCGACGGCACACGCCGTTGCTATCCGATGCTGGCGCCGACCGTGCCGCATCAGCGCCTGACCATGAGTCGTGCGCTGTTGGCTTCGGCCAAGACCACCGTTCTATCGATTTCCGGTCAGTCCAAACTGACCACTTTGAGTGCCGCATTGGCCAGTGACGATGTCGCTGCCATGCCGATTCGCGCGTTTCTGCAACCTACGTTAGAGATTTACTGGTGCCCATGA
- a CDS encoding aminotransferase class V-fold PLP-dependent enzyme encodes MPDNTRRARDEAFWQTFADRYAVEPGPINLENGYFGRMSRTVVEEYQRNIELINRSNSVHVRQHFEQSESLDIRAQLAEMMGVRAQSIALTRNASDGLQSLIRNYNRLQPGDQVLLCDLEYDTVKGAMRWLARHRGVEVIEIDHQHPATFDSLLATYREAFVRYPRLKLMALTHVTHRTGLVMPVQAIAALAKEHGIDVILDGAHALGQMEFDLAALGIAFAGYNLHKWIGAPLTLGFIYIAPQRLADIDPDMGEMHFPINDIRARTPYSTPNIPALMTLPLVLEEHQAMGGSAAKGARLNYLRNRWVNAVRELPGIEVMTPDDPRLYCGITSMRFTRHADQHVMAERLLNEYNLFTVARNGAASGPCIRITPGLTTTAAEVDLLIQALTELR; translated from the coding sequence ATGCCCGATAACACCCGCCGTGCCCGTGATGAAGCCTTCTGGCAAACCTTTGCCGACCGTTACGCTGTCGAACCTGGCCCGATCAATCTGGAGAACGGCTACTTCGGACGCATGTCGCGCACAGTGGTCGAGGAGTATCAGCGCAATATCGAGCTGATCAACCGCAGTAACTCGGTGCATGTGCGCCAGCATTTCGAGCAAAGCGAAAGCCTGGACATCCGCGCGCAATTGGCCGAGATGATGGGCGTGCGCGCGCAATCGATCGCCCTCACCCGCAACGCCTCGGACGGCTTGCAATCGCTGATCCGCAACTACAATCGCCTGCAACCCGGCGATCAGGTGCTGCTGTGCGATCTGGAGTACGACACGGTCAAGGGCGCCATGCGTTGGCTCGCCCGCCATCGCGGCGTGGAAGTGATCGAAATCGACCACCAACACCCTGCCACTTTCGACAGTTTGCTCGCCACTTACCGCGAAGCTTTCGTGCGTTATCCGCGCCTCAAGCTGATGGCCCTGACCCACGTTACCCATCGCACCGGCCTGGTGATGCCGGTGCAGGCGATTGCCGCACTCGCCAAGGAACACGGCATCGATGTGATCCTCGACGGCGCCCATGCCCTGGGCCAGATGGAATTCGACCTGGCAGCGCTGGGCATCGCCTTTGCCGGGTACAACCTGCACAAATGGATCGGCGCCCCGCTGACCCTGGGTTTCATTTACATCGCCCCTCAGCGCCTGGCCGATATCGACCCGGACATGGGCGAGATGCACTTCCCGATCAACGACATTCGCGCCCGCACGCCCTACAGCACGCCGAACATCCCGGCACTGATGACCCTGCCACTGGTGCTCGAAGAGCATCAGGCCATGGGCGGTTCCGCCGCCAAGGGTGCACGGCTCAACTACCTGCGCAATCGCTGGGTCAACGCCGTGCGTGAGCTGCCGGGCATCGAAGTCATGACCCCGGACGATCCCCGGCTGTATTGCGGCATCACCTCGATGCGCTTTACCCGCCACGCCGACCAGCACGTCATGGCCGAACGGCTGCTCAATGAGTACAACCTGTTCACCGTGGCCCGCAATGGCGCCGCCAGCGGACCGTGCATCCGCATCACGCCGGGGCTGACCACCACCGCAGCCGAAGTGGACCTGCTGATCCAGGCGCTGACCGAACTGCGCTGA
- a CDS encoding intradiol ring-cleavage dioxygenase, whose product MENTTTTIPRQTVCLLTPEQIAGPYFRNPKLIRRNISEGQDGIPLVLRLNIVDAMTGEPVSGALVDIWHCNARGAYSGWSKVDPDKEVDVSSIGSIPRTDDDTYLCGGQFSDNRGAVRFTTIYPGFYAGRALHIHVAVRITAGNNYLEERHVAWVGQLYLPEVASRSVLSAREYQGRSVSPLSNEKDHYFESMGRDASTLNIHKIGRDSHEDGFFGHMTIGVDTIAVSSQIRPEDFDKYTV is encoded by the coding sequence ATGGAAAACACCACCACCACGATTCCCCGCCAAACTGTCTGCCTGCTCACCCCGGAGCAGATCGCCGGCCCGTATTTCCGTAACCCGAAACTCATCAGAAGAAACATCAGCGAAGGCCAGGATGGCATTCCCCTGGTGTTGCGCCTGAACATCGTCGACGCCATGACTGGCGAACCGGTGAGCGGGGCGCTGGTGGATATCTGGCATTGCAACGCGCGCGGGGCTTACTCGGGATGGAGCAAGGTCGACCCGGACAAGGAAGTCGATGTCAGCAGCATCGGTTCGATCCCGCGCACGGACGACGATACTTACCTGTGTGGCGGGCAATTCAGCGACAACAGGGGCGCAGTGCGATTTACCACCATCTATCCGGGGTTCTATGCCGGCCGTGCGTTGCATATTCATGTGGCGGTACGCATCACCGCTGGCAACAATTACCTGGAAGAGCGGCATGTCGCCTGGGTCGGCCAGTTGTACCTCCCGGAAGTGGCTTCCAGGTCAGTGCTCAGCGCCCGGGAGTATCAGGGCCGTAGTGTGTCGCCACTGAGCAACGAAAAAGACCACTACTTCGAAAGCATGGGCAGGGACGCCTCGACCTTGAACATTCACAAGATCGGCCGGGACAGCCATGAAGACGGTTTCTTCGGGCACATGACCATTGGCGTCGACACGATTGCGGTGTCGAGCCAGATCAGACCCGAGGACTTCGACAAGTACACCGTGTAA
- a CDS encoding PA2169 family four-helix-bundle protein, producing the protein MTDVNKEAISVLNDLIETSKDGQEGFKTCAEDIKHPELKTLFVTRSADCATAAAELQAAVRSMGGDPETSTSVSGDLHRRWVDVKAMFTGKDEEAVLNEAERGEDHALKAYKEALEKINKHNLVGIRDLVERQYHGVQRNHDQVKALRNQARARS; encoded by the coding sequence ATGACCGACGTGAATAAAGAAGCCATCTCTGTACTCAACGACCTGATTGAAACCAGCAAAGACGGTCAGGAAGGGTTCAAGACCTGCGCTGAAGACATCAAGCACCCAGAACTCAAAACGCTGTTCGTGACCCGTTCTGCCGATTGCGCTACCGCGGCTGCCGAACTTCAGGCCGCTGTGCGTTCCATGGGCGGCGATCCGGAAACTTCCACCAGCGTCAGCGGTGATCTGCATCGTCGTTGGGTGGACGTGAAAGCGATGTTCACCGGCAAGGATGAAGAAGCTGTGCTGAACGAAGCCGAACGCGGTGAAGACCATGCGTTGAAGGCGTATAAGGAAGCGCTGGAGAAAATCAACAAACACAACCTGGTGGGTATTCGTGACCTGGTTGAACGTCAGTACCATGGCGTGCAACGCAATCACGATCAGGTGAAAGCCCTGCGTAACC